One Mycobacterium marseillense DNA window includes the following coding sequences:
- a CDS encoding YgfZ/GcvT domain-containing protein, with the protein MSHPVPAPDTGPDAGAVWHYGDPLGEQRAAETDAIVVDRSHRGVLTLTGNDRQTWLHSISSQHVSNLPDGASTQNLSLDGQGRVEDHWIQTELGGTTYLDTEPWRAEPLLQYLRKMVFWSEVTPGDADLAVLSLLGPRLADQTILDALGVDVLPDELSAVAVGGGFVRRMPGTPAGPVELDLVVPRSDLGDWRNRLSQAGVRPGGVWAYEAHRVAAVRPRLGVDTDERTIPHEVGWIGGPGEGAVHLDKGCYRGQETVARVHNLGRPPRMLALLHLDGSVERPTTGDPVLAGGRTIGRLGTVVDHVDLGPIALALLKRGLPAETELATGPEAAVAAVIDVDSLPPAEQIGAGRLAVERLRGGAG; encoded by the coding sequence GTGAGTCATCCAGTCCCTGCACCCGATACCGGACCCGACGCCGGCGCCGTCTGGCATTACGGCGACCCGCTGGGCGAACAGCGCGCGGCCGAAACCGACGCGATCGTGGTCGACCGCTCGCACCGCGGTGTGCTCACCTTGACCGGCAACGACCGCCAGACGTGGTTGCACAGCATCTCGAGCCAACACGTCAGTAACCTGCCCGACGGCGCCAGCACGCAGAATCTGAGCCTGGACGGACAGGGCCGCGTCGAGGACCACTGGATCCAAACCGAGCTGGGCGGCACTACTTACCTCGACACCGAACCCTGGCGCGCCGAGCCGCTCCTGCAATACCTGCGCAAGATGGTGTTCTGGTCCGAAGTCACCCCGGGCGACGCCGATTTGGCCGTGCTCTCGTTGCTCGGCCCGCGGCTGGCCGACCAGACGATCCTTGATGCGCTCGGAGTGGACGTGCTGCCCGACGAGCTGTCCGCGGTTGCCGTCGGCGGCGGCTTCGTGCGGCGCATGCCCGGCACGCCCGCCGGCCCGGTCGAACTGGACCTGGTGGTACCGCGCAGTGACCTCGGTGACTGGCGAAACCGGTTGTCGCAGGCCGGAGTGCGGCCCGGCGGCGTGTGGGCCTACGAAGCCCACCGCGTCGCGGCGGTGCGGCCGCGGCTGGGCGTCGACACCGACGAACGCACGATTCCGCACGAGGTGGGCTGGATCGGCGGGCCCGGCGAAGGTGCCGTCCACCTGGACAAAGGCTGCTACCGCGGGCAAGAGACCGTCGCGCGGGTGCACAACCTGGGCAGGCCGCCCCGGATGCTGGCGCTGCTCCACCTGGACGGCTCGGTGGAGCGCCCCACGACGGGCGACCCCGTGCTGGCCGGCGGCCGCACGATCGGCCGCCTCGGCACCGTGGTCGATCACGTCGATCTCGGGCCGATAGCGCTGGCGCTGCTCAAGCGCGGACTGCCCGCCGAGACGGAATTGGCGACTGGTCCGGAGGCCGCGGTGGCCGCGGTGATCGACGTCGATTCCCTGCCTCCCGCCGAACAGATCGGCGCCGGGCGACTGGCCGTTGAACGGTTGCGGGGCGGTGCGGGATAA
- a CDS encoding DUF4395 domain-containing protein, with protein MPSSNTVTQPDLVDVRGPRFAAWVTTGVLVVALIVSAVSAPAAAAILAVQAVIFAIGAAGGPRQHPYGRIFAAIVAPRLGPVQDREPTAPLKFAQLVGLIFALLGTVGFAAGAALVGVIATAAALAAAFLNAAFGICLGCQLYPLAARVRSSAHPTDLL; from the coding sequence TTGCCGAGCAGCAACACCGTCACGCAGCCCGACCTCGTCGACGTGCGTGGACCACGCTTTGCCGCCTGGGTGACCACCGGGGTCTTGGTGGTGGCGCTGATCGTGTCGGCCGTCAGCGCGCCGGCGGCGGCGGCGATCCTGGCCGTCCAGGCCGTCATCTTCGCCATCGGCGCTGCCGGGGGGCCGCGCCAGCATCCCTACGGCCGCATCTTCGCCGCCATCGTCGCGCCCCGACTGGGCCCGGTGCAGGATCGCGAACCCACCGCGCCGCTGAAGTTCGCCCAACTCGTCGGCCTGATCTTCGCTCTGCTGGGGACGGTCGGCTTCGCCGCCGGCGCCGCCCTGGTCGGCGTCATCGCCACCGCGGCCGCCCTGGCGGCCGCGTTCCTCAATGCAGCCTTTGGCATCTGCCTGGGCTGCCAGCTCTACCCGCTGGCGGCCCGCGTCCGAAGCAGCGCGCACCCCACTGACCTGCTGTAA
- a CDS encoding sulfurtransferase, with protein sequence MARSDVLVSTDWAESNLDASGVVFVEVDEDTSAYDAGHIPGAIKLDWRSDLQDPVKRDFVDAQQFSKLLSERGISNDDTVILYGGNNNWFAAYAYWYFKLYGHAQVKLLDGGRKKWELDGRALSSDTVSRPATSYTAAAPDNSIRAFRDDVIAAINVKNLVDVRSPDEFSGKILAPAHLPQEQSQRPGHIPGAINVPWSKAANEDGTFKSDEELAKLYAVAGLDGEKETIAYCRIGERSSHTWFVLYELLGHRNVKNYDGSWTEYGSLVGAPIELGS encoded by the coding sequence ATGGCACGCTCCGACGTCCTGGTCTCGACCGACTGGGCTGAGAGCAATCTCGACGCCTCAGGCGTCGTCTTTGTCGAAGTCGACGAGGACACCAGCGCTTACGACGCCGGTCACATCCCCGGCGCGATCAAGCTGGACTGGCGCTCCGATTTGCAGGACCCGGTCAAGCGCGACTTCGTCGACGCTCAGCAGTTCTCGAAACTGCTCAGCGAGCGCGGCATCTCCAATGACGACACCGTGATCCTCTACGGCGGCAACAACAACTGGTTCGCCGCCTACGCGTATTGGTATTTCAAGCTGTACGGCCACGCTCAAGTGAAGCTGCTCGACGGCGGCCGCAAGAAGTGGGAGCTCGACGGCCGCGCACTGTCCAGCGACACCGTCAGCAGGCCGGCGACGTCGTACACCGCCGCCGCCCCGGACAACAGCATCCGGGCGTTCCGCGACGACGTCATCGCGGCCATCAACGTCAAGAACCTGGTCGACGTGCGCTCCCCCGACGAGTTCTCGGGCAAGATCCTGGCGCCCGCGCATCTACCGCAGGAACAAAGCCAGCGGCCCGGCCACATCCCGGGCGCGATCAACGTGCCGTGGAGCAAGGCCGCCAACGAGGACGGCACCTTCAAGTCCGACGAGGAGCTGGCCAAGCTGTACGCCGTGGCCGGCCTGGACGGCGAGAAAGAAACGATCGCCTACTGCCGCATCGGCGAGCGGTCGTCGCACACGTGGTTCGTTCTCTACGAATTGCTCGGGCACAGGAATGTCAAGAACTACGACGGCAGTTGGACGGAATACGGCTCCCTGGTGGGGGCCCCGATCGAGTTGGGAAGCTGA
- a CDS encoding DUF3073 domain-containing protein produces the protein MGRGRAKAKQTKVARELKYSSPQTDFQRLQQELSGTGSDEPTELDTDGADESWDDQDSWRR, from the coding sequence ATGGGCCGCGGCCGGGCTAAGGCAAAGCAGACCAAGGTTGCTCGAGAACTCAAATACAGTTCTCCGCAGACCGACTTCCAGCGGCTTCAGCAAGAGCTGTCCGGGACGGGCTCCGACGAGCCCACTGAACTGGACACCGACGGCGCCGACGAATCCTGGGACGACCAGGACAGCTGGCGGCGCTAG
- the purM gene encoding phosphoribosylformylglycinamidine cyclo-ligase: MTDPGKSPARHSGSQGITYASAGVDIEAGDRAVELFKPLATKATRPEVRGGLGGFAGLFALRGDYREPLLAASTDGVGTKLAVAQAMDKHDTVGLDLVAMVVDDLVVCGAEPLFLQDYIAVGRTVPERLSAIVSGIAEGCVRAGCALLGGETAEHPGLMEPDHYDISATGIGVVEADDVLGPDRVKPGDVIIAMGSSGLHSNGYSLARTVLLEIDRMNLEGYVEEFGRTLGEELLEPTRIYAKDCLALCAETHVRTFCHVTGGGLAGNLARVIPHGLVAEMDRGTWTPAPVFAMIAQRGRVTREEMEKTFNMGVGMIAVVAPEDTDRALAILTARHLDCWVLGTVGKGGKAGPRAKLVGQHPRF, translated from the coding sequence ATGACGGATCCCGGAAAGAGCCCCGCACGCCACTCAGGCAGTCAGGGCATCACCTACGCGTCGGCCGGGGTGGACATTGAGGCCGGCGATCGCGCCGTCGAACTGTTCAAGCCGCTGGCGACAAAAGCCACGCGACCCGAGGTCCGGGGCGGCTTGGGCGGATTCGCCGGCTTGTTCGCGTTACGCGGCGACTACCGCGAGCCGCTGCTCGCGGCCTCCACCGATGGCGTCGGAACCAAGCTGGCGGTCGCCCAGGCGATGGACAAGCACGACACCGTCGGGCTGGACCTGGTGGCCATGGTGGTCGACGACCTCGTGGTGTGCGGCGCCGAGCCGCTGTTCCTGCAGGACTACATCGCCGTGGGCCGCACGGTGCCGGAACGCTTGAGCGCCATCGTCAGTGGCATCGCCGAAGGGTGCGTGCGGGCCGGCTGCGCACTGCTCGGCGGCGAGACGGCCGAACACCCCGGCCTGATGGAACCGGACCATTACGACATCTCGGCCACCGGCATCGGTGTCGTCGAGGCCGACGACGTGTTGGGGCCCGATCGGGTCAAACCCGGCGACGTGATCATCGCGATGGGATCGTCGGGCCTGCACTCCAACGGCTATTCGCTGGCCCGCACGGTGCTCCTCGAGATCGACCGGATGAACCTGGAGGGCTACGTCGAGGAGTTCGGCCGCACCCTGGGCGAAGAGCTGCTCGAGCCCACGCGGATCTACGCCAAGGACTGCCTCGCGCTGTGCGCCGAAACCCACGTCCGCACCTTCTGCCACGTCACCGGCGGTGGGCTTGCCGGAAACCTCGCACGCGTCATCCCGCACGGGCTGGTCGCCGAGATGGACCGCGGCACCTGGACGCCCGCGCCGGTGTTCGCCATGATCGCCCAGCGCGGCCGGGTGACACGGGAAGAGATGGAAAAGACGTTCAACATGGGCGTCGGCATGATCGCCGTCGTGGCTCCAGAAGACACCGACCGCGCCCTGGCCATCCTGACCGCGCGACACCTGGATTGCTGGGTGCTGGGCACCGTCGGCAAAGGCGGAAAGGCGGGCCCGAGGGCCAAACTCGTCGGTCAGCACCCGAGATTCTGA
- a CDS encoding aminodeoxychorismate lyase encodes MAGQRGVIVTLDGEIHSPDAPLLHADDLAAVRGDGVFETLLVRDGSACLIESHLQRLTQSAALTDLPEPDLPRWRSAIEVATRQWCADTADEGAMRLIYSRGREGGSVPTAYVMVNGVPERVTAVRRDGLAAVTLDRGLPATGVDAMPWLLAGAKTLSYAVNMAALRHAARLDAGDVIFVSTDGYVLEGPRSTVVIATDSDAPDGNPCLLTPPPWYPILRGTTQQALFEVARAKGYDCDYRALRVADLVAAQGVWLISSMTLAARVHTLDGSPLPRSPMAADFAELVDAAIVSDR; translated from the coding sequence ATGGCTGGCCAGAGGGGTGTCATCGTCACGCTGGACGGCGAAATCCATTCGCCCGACGCGCCGCTGTTGCACGCCGACGACCTGGCGGCGGTGCGCGGCGACGGCGTCTTCGAGACGCTGTTGGTGCGCGACGGCAGCGCCTGTCTGATCGAGTCGCATTTGCAGCGGCTGACCCAGTCGGCCGCGCTGACCGATTTGCCAGAGCCGGACCTGCCGCGGTGGCGCAGCGCGATCGAGGTGGCCACCCGGCAGTGGTGTGCGGACACCGCGGACGAAGGCGCGATGCGGCTGATCTACAGCCGCGGCCGGGAGGGCGGTTCGGTGCCGACGGCCTACGTGATGGTCAACGGCGTTCCCGAACGAGTCACGGCGGTCCGGCGCGACGGGTTGGCGGCGGTCACCCTCGATCGCGGCCTGCCCGCCACGGGTGTCGACGCGATGCCGTGGCTGCTGGCCGGCGCCAAGACCCTGTCCTACGCGGTGAACATGGCCGCCCTGCGCCACGCCGCCCGTCTCGACGCCGGTGACGTCATCTTCGTCAGCACGGACGGCTACGTCCTCGAGGGTCCGCGCTCGACCGTGGTGATCGCCACCGACTCCGATGCACCGGACGGCAATCCCTGCCTGCTGACGCCCCCGCCGTGGTATCCGATCCTGCGCGGCACCACTCAGCAGGCCCTGTTCGAGGTGGCCAGGGCCAAGGGGTACGACTGCGATTACCGGGCGCTGCGTGTCGCGGATCTGGTTGCCGCCCAAGGGGTTTGGTTGATCTCGAGCATGACGTTGGCCGCCCGGGTCCATACGCTCGACGGTAGCCCACTGCCGCGGTCGCCGATGGCGGCGGACTTCGCCGAACTGGTCGACGCCGCCATCGTCAGCGATCGCTGA
- a CDS encoding FABP family protein produces the protein MSSAGSGDRAVAAAAERAKLTASRNIPSFDDLPLPADTANLREGANLNDALLALLPLVGVWRGEGEGRGHDGDYRFGQQIVVSHDGGDYLNWESRSWRLSETGDYRERDLRETGFWRFVNDPDDPSESQAIELLLAHSAGYVELFYGRPRTQSSWELATDALARSRSGVLVGGAKRLYGIVEGGDLAYVEERVDADGGLVPHLSARLSRFAG, from the coding sequence TTGAGTTCGGCTGGTTCCGGTGACCGAGCGGTGGCCGCCGCAGCCGAGCGCGCAAAGCTGACCGCCAGCCGCAACATCCCGTCCTTCGACGACCTGCCCCTGCCCGCCGACACCGCCAACCTGCGCGAGGGCGCCAATCTCAACGACGCACTGCTGGCTTTGCTGCCGCTGGTCGGAGTCTGGCGCGGCGAAGGTGAGGGCCGCGGCCACGACGGCGACTACCGATTCGGCCAGCAGATCGTGGTCTCGCACGACGGCGGCGACTATCTCAACTGGGAGTCCCGCTCCTGGCGGCTGAGCGAGACAGGCGATTACCGGGAGCGCGACCTACGCGAGACCGGTTTCTGGCGCTTTGTCAACGATCCCGACGACCCCAGCGAATCCCAGGCGATCGAGCTGCTGCTGGCCCACTCGGCGGGCTACGTCGAGCTGTTCTACGGGCGTCCGCGCACCCAATCGTCGTGGGAGCTGGCGACCGATGCGCTGGCGCGCAGCAGGTCCGGCGTACTGGTCGGCGGCGCCAAACGGCTCTACGGCATCGTCGAGGGCGGCGATCTGGCCTATGTCGAGGAGCGGGTCGACGCCGACGGCGGGCTGGTGCCGCATCTCTCGGCCCGGCTGTCGCGGTTCGCCGGCTAG
- a CDS encoding DUF1416 domain-containing protein: MCSAPKQGLTLPASVDLEKETVITGRVVDGEGQAVGGAFVRLLDSSDEFTAEVVASATGDFRFFAAPGSWTLRALSAAGNGNAVVTPSGAGIHEVDVKIA, encoded by the coding sequence ATGTGCTCTGCACCGAAGCAAGGACTGACGTTGCCGGCCAGCGTCGATCTGGAAAAGGAAACCGTGATCACCGGCCGCGTCGTGGACGGCGAGGGCCAGGCAGTGGGTGGCGCGTTCGTCCGCTTGCTGGACTCGTCGGACGAGTTCACCGCCGAGGTGGTGGCCTCGGCCACCGGTGACTTCCGGTTCTTCGCCGCCCCCGGATCCTGGACCCTGCGCGCGCTGTCGGCAGCCGGTAACGGGAACGCCGTGGTGACGCCGTCGGGCGCGGGCATCCACGAGGTCGACGTCAAGATCGCCTGA